A region of Dehalococcoidia bacterium DNA encodes the following proteins:
- a CDS encoding YidC/Oxa1 family membrane protein insertase translates to MVGDFFNLVLINPLTNLFVLLTVVLGNSGLAVIALTVIIRVLTWPLQLKQMRMTRMMAAISPRLQEIQKKYRDPRRRSEEQMKLYREVGFNPLGCMGSALIQFPIFICLYATLRLALGEAPEASLALADRLYGWNYLREAIPLDESFLWLNLGRPDPFVIPVAVAVSTYVYQKMSSMPPTDERQRAQMNMMNLMMPLIFAWFTLTLPSGVGLYYVLSNIMGMVMQYVYVGGGAFNWKGVLGLNTEPVLPKALEQREKHMDAVRKTMAEDE, encoded by the coding sequence ATGGTCGGCGACTTCTTCAACCTGGTCCTCATCAACCCCCTCACGAACCTGTTCGTCCTCCTCACGGTCGTGCTGGGGAACAGCGGGCTGGCCGTGATCGCGCTCACCGTGATCATTCGTGTACTCACGTGGCCGCTGCAGCTGAAGCAGATGCGCATGACGCGAATGATGGCCGCGATCTCGCCGCGGCTACAGGAGATCCAGAAGAAATACCGCGACCCGCGCCGCCGCTCCGAGGAACAGATGAAGCTCTACCGCGAGGTCGGCTTCAACCCGCTCGGCTGCATGGGCAGTGCGCTGATTCAGTTCCCGATCTTCATCTGCCTTTACGCCACGCTGCGGCTGGCCCTGGGCGAAGCGCCCGAGGCGAGCCTGGCGCTGGCTGACCGCCTCTACGGCTGGAACTATCTCCGCGAGGCGATACCGCTGGACGAGAGCTTCCTCTGGCTGAACCTCGGGCGGCCAGACCCCTTCGTTATCCCCGTCGCCGTCGCAGTATCGACCTACGTGTACCAGAAGATGAGCTCTATGCCGCCCACGGACGAACGGCAGCGGGCGCAGATGAACATGATGAACCTGATGATGCCGCTCATCTTCGCCTGGTTCACCCTGACCCTGCCCAGTGGCGTGGGCCTATACTACGTCCTGTCCAACATCATGGGCATGGTGATGCAATACGTGTACGTGGGCGGCGGCGCCTTCAACTGGAAGGGCGTCCTGGGCCTGAATACGGAGCCCGTGCTTCCGAAAGCACTGGAGCAGCGCGAGAAACACATGGATGCCGTCCGCAAAACGATGGCGGAGGACGAAGA